From a single Leptospira ellinghausenii genomic region:
- a CDS encoding chitobiase/beta-hexosaminidase C-terminal domain-containing protein, which translates to MRIYTKTLNYLSLLLICLFQYCILIPNNSSNSSAMGLLLGLGGRSAAPVNVEPGTVVDLSGNGTFSGTLVDSDGNGISDGIDLTGNGVPNLILIDTNADSIPDAVDTNGDGIADYYINPNPPTFLTSGPGGTGSPVLAIVDSSGNLIGFDTDGDGTTNDTLVAQILGDTTPPTLTSSLSSGTYSTSQTTTLTCTDNFAPGNIIYTLDGSTPNFQSKVGTIVSPPSKSVNLSFEGSRTLKAFCRDMNGNLSSTIQFNYTIDTSVPALTLVSQSSLAVTSFANGIQSSTATWQSNRSGSYVIYEGNACSGTSLATGSASANQDITFIRSYTHFSGEGTKSYRICVTGSNGLVGFISFSLQRDDTAPIVSTSPSSGNYSSATSVTASCTDVGGSGCDKIAYTTQVGSAPANPTIQGSTGNITNGTLYNSAIDMSDSSVTYTKFVARDKAGNLSTINSQTYTVDSQVATITVNSSTSAVNGINNVSLNWQSTKAGNYQIRIGGSSCSTGTALSNGSGNSNVTGSALATTDISTTVANSHFIEGDNTIRICVSNLVGSFGFTTRTTNKDTTAPIVSITSPSGSGPFNSGTQLQLSCSDTGGTGCDKIIYTLNGTDPTFDSNGTVTNGSVYSSAFALSNGSIQVKYRAIDLAKNSSNVSTQNFYVGPPVISSIGVGSGQLTVNFATVSGATGYKVYYNTISGVTKSNSSVSGTTSPIVLTGLNNDTIYYINITLTAAYGESDLGTETYQTPSNLTLVDYCIIQWPTSLTLTRSTTANASNAIYIQFYHTNVTNIFPQAADSRVQLQVGYGPNNSNPMTEPQNWTFFSASYNSSCLNCANNHEYYSFITAPAIPGTYKYVGRVKITGVARETYCDLDGYGGNSGLTFSTSQLGTLTVQ; encoded by the coding sequence ATGCGAATCTATACGAAAACTCTTAATTACCTTTCCCTCCTACTTATATGTTTATTCCAGTATTGTATTTTGATACCTAACAATAGTTCAAACTCAAGTGCCATGGGCCTTCTACTTGGCTTGGGAGGTCGTTCCGCTGCACCAGTCAATGTAGAACCAGGAACCGTCGTTGACCTATCAGGTAACGGTACATTCTCTGGAACACTCGTCGATTCGGACGGCAACGGAATTTCCGATGGTATTGATCTCACGGGTAACGGTGTTCCGAATTTGATCCTCATTGATACGAATGCAGATAGTATCCCTGATGCCGTAGATACAAACGGAGATGGAATTGCTGATTATTATATCAATCCTAATCCTCCTACTTTTCTTACATCGGGACCTGGTGGAACTGGAAGTCCAGTGTTAGCAATCGTAGATTCCAGCGGAAATCTGATTGGTTTTGATACAGACGGAGATGGAACGACTAATGATACTTTGGTGGCGCAGATTCTTGGTGATACAACTCCCCCTACTCTCACTAGCTCATTGTCTTCAGGAACTTATTCAACCTCACAAACAACTACTTTAACATGCACTGACAATTTTGCACCAGGAAACATAATTTATACTTTAGATGGTTCTACACCCAATTTCCAATCGAAGGTTGGAACCATCGTTTCTCCTCCCTCAAAATCTGTTAACCTGTCCTTTGAAGGGAGTCGAACTTTAAAAGCCTTTTGTCGAGATATGAATGGTAATTTGTCTTCTACTATTCAATTCAATTATACAATTGATACATCGGTACCAGCTTTAACATTAGTGAGTCAATCTTCATTAGCAGTAACTTCATTTGCTAATGGTATTCAATCTTCGACTGCAACATGGCAATCAAATCGTTCTGGCTCATATGTTATTTACGAAGGAAATGCTTGTTCAGGAACAAGCTTAGCAACTGGATCAGCTTCTGCCAATCAGGACATAACGTTTATTCGCTCTTATACTCATTTTTCTGGCGAAGGAACAAAATCCTACCGAATTTGTGTAACTGGATCCAATGGTTTGGTTGGATTTATTTCTTTTTCTCTACAAAGAGACGACACGGCACCAATTGTATCGACTTCTCCAAGTTCAGGGAATTATAGTTCGGCTACTTCAGTTACAGCTAGCTGTACTGATGTTGGCGGATCTGGATGTGATAAAATTGCTTACACTACTCAAGTGGGAAGTGCACCAGCCAATCCCACAATCCAAGGGTCTACGGGAAACATTACGAATGGTACATTGTATAACTCTGCCATTGATATGTCCGATTCTTCCGTCACTTATACTAAGTTTGTTGCTCGCGACAAAGCTGGAAACCTCTCGACTATCAATTCGCAAACTTACACTGTCGATAGCCAAGTAGCAACCATTACAGTTAACTCTTCCACATCAGCAGTCAATGGAATTAATAACGTAAGTCTCAATTGGCAAAGCACAAAAGCGGGGAACTACCAAATTCGGATTGGAGGTAGCAGCTGTTCAACGGGAACTGCATTAAGCAATGGTTCAGGAAATTCCAATGTTACAGGTTCGGCACTTGCGACCACAGACATCAGTACCACTGTTGCGAATTCACATTTCATTGAAGGAGATAACACGATCCGAATTTGTGTTTCAAATTTAGTCGGTAGTTTTGGTTTTACGACACGTACAACGAATAAGGATACAACAGCTCCAATTGTAAGTATCACTTCACCATCTGGTTCAGGTCCTTTTAACTCGGGTACACAACTACAACTCAGTTGTTCTGATACTGGTGGAACTGGGTGTGATAAAATCATCTATACTTTAAACGGCACAGATCCTACATTTGATTCCAATGGTACCGTTACAAATGGATCTGTTTACAGCTCTGCATTTGCCCTTTCGAATGGTAGTATACAAGTAAAGTATCGAGCAATAGATCTAGCAAAGAACAGTAGTAATGTCAGTACTCAAAATTTTTATGTTGGTCCCCCTGTCATTTCATCAATTGGAGTTGGATCTGGTCAATTAACCGTAAACTTTGCGACCGTATCTGGAGCAACAGGATATAAAGTGTATTACAATACCATTTCGGGAGTCACAAAATCAAACTCCAGTGTATCAGGAACGACTTCTCCAATCGTTTTAACAGGACTTAATAATGATACGATCTATTACATTAACATCACATTAACAGCTGCTTACGGAGAAAGTGATTTAGGTACAGAAACATACCAAACTCCATCAAACCTGACGTTAGTGGATTATTGTATCATTCAGTGGCCAACTTCTTTAACTTTAACAAGAAGCACAACTGCCAATGCTTCCAATGCGATCTATATTCAATTTTATCATACCAATGTTACGAATATATTCCCTCAAGCGGCTGATTCTCGAGTTCAATTACAAGTAGGATATGGACCCAATAATTCAAATCCAATGACGGAACCTCAAAACTGGACATTTTTTTCTGCATCATACAATTCCTCTTGTTTAAACTGTGCGAATAACCATGAATATTATTCATTTATCACAGCTCCGGCAATCCCAGGGACGTATAAATATGTGGGGAGGGTAAAGATAACGGGTGTTGCACGAGAGACATATTGTGATCTAGATGGGTACGGGGGAAACTCTGGATTAACATTTTCAACCTCTCAATTAGGCACCTTAACGGTTCAGTAA
- a CDS encoding Lp29 family lipoprotein: MLRVSFVSLIVLFTFLSCKNIVLVREYSQKAIEFNPKLKIALVGFFPYQYSTITSGRTRTTTATLDYNHPTVSVMTIGKPIEMIPSSGIDSSVSPEASKDVAMTYLERVKLSGLQEISKMIEIKKVDEKTIFALKKRDVDYYLIAIHGPAFDESMGNVGRTLITAHLCILSIGTFPCWNSIQTETKFLLYDNKLKLVDNQTYSDRYEHFGAWWGKEENGTFDLQKAGIPDPLKVKVYKPHILEYEDHLKELLNK, encoded by the coding sequence ATGTTACGTGTTAGTTTTGTTAGTTTAATTGTTCTTTTTACATTTTTATCCTGTAAAAATATCGTTCTTGTTCGCGAATATTCTCAAAAAGCCATTGAGTTTAATCCTAAATTGAAAATTGCATTAGTTGGTTTTTTCCCTTATCAATACTCAACGATCACTTCCGGCAGGACTCGAACCACTACGGCTACATTAGATTATAATCATCCAACTGTTTCTGTCATGACAATTGGGAAACCGATTGAAATGATACCAAGTTCAGGCATCGATTCTAGTGTATCTCCAGAAGCTTCTAAAGACGTTGCGATGACTTATTTAGAAAGAGTGAAATTATCGGGACTTCAAGAAATCTCAAAAATGATCGAAATTAAAAAAGTTGATGAAAAAACTATCTTTGCTTTAAAAAAGAGAGACGTAGATTATTATTTAATTGCGATCCATGGACCAGCATTCGACGAAAGTATGGGAAATGTGGGTCGTACCCTAATCACTGCTCATCTCTGTATCTTATCAATTGGCACATTCCCATGTTGGAACAGTATTCAAACAGAAACTAAATTCTTATTATATGACAACAAACTGAAGTTAGTAGATAATCAAACTTACTCAGACCGATACGAACATTTTGGTGCATGGTGGGGAAAAGAAGAAAATGGAACATTTGATTTACAAAAAGCAGGGATCCCTGATCCGTTAAAGGTAAAAGTATACAAACCACATATTTTAGAATATGAAGACCACCTAAAAGAACTTCTCAACAAATAA